The following coding sequences are from one Macrobrachium rosenbergii isolate ZJJX-2024 chromosome 36, ASM4041242v1, whole genome shotgun sequence window:
- the LOC136856532 gene encoding piggyBac transposable element-derived protein 4-like, producing the protein MNATGALSNLDEDEEAIDNEGLGTNIHDDEMTASDEEVEDQDQIEIELMYDSDYDKDYVPSFSDSESSDNVEGSEDAEKRLKKKKIKKETTRKTSGPSNDVSLAANSSSAPFHPCSQWSGRRRRQAEVDVPVPPIVSFDTATLDAKHGFRWCTCPQLSTNRAARNIVAVCQWTNKRMEIAASKYKKKTSTHKNVEREELRAFIGVLIFSGCQKDSHMSICDMWSVEIGAPLYRAAMSQARFEFILNCLRFDDPQTREMRRETDRFAPIRELFDKFMEKCERHYTPSENLCVDEQLVGFRGNCSFRMYIPSKPAGMA; encoded by the exons ATGAATGCGACTGGTGCCTTGTCAAACTTAGATGAAGATGAGGAGGCAATTGATAATGAAGGACTTGGAACCAACATACATGATGATGAAATGACCGCTAGtgatgaggaggtggaggatCAGGATCAGATAGAAATAGAGTTGATGTATGATAGTGATTATGATAAGGATTATGTCCCGTCATTTAGTGATAGTGAGTCCAGTGACAACGTTGAAGGGTCAGAGGATGCTGaaaaaagactgaagaaaaagaagataaagaaggaaaCTACCAGAAAAACAT CTGGACCTAGTAATGATGTGTCTCTTGCAGCCAACTCTTCTTCTGCTCCCTTCCACCCCTGCAGCCAGTGGTCGGGGAGACGTAGGAGACAGGCTGAAGTTGATGTTCCAGTTCCACCTATAGTATCGTTTGATACTGCTACTTTGGATGCAAAGCATGGGTTCAGATGGTGTACCTGTCCACAGTTAAGTACCAATCGTGCAGCCAGAAACATTGTCGCCG TCTGTCAGTGGACAAACAAGAGGATGGAGATTGCAGCCAGTAAGTACAAGAAGAAAACATCAACACATAAAAATGTGGAACGGGAGGAGCTAAGAGCATTCATTGGGGTGCTAATATTTTCGGGATGCCAAAAGGATAGCCATATGTCAATCTGTGACATGTGGTCTGTTGAGATCGGTGCGCCACTTTACCGTGCTGCTATGTCGCAGGCTCGTTTTGAGTTTATTCTTAACTGTTTACGCTTTGATGACCCACAGAcaagagagatgagaagagaaaCTGACAGATTTGCACCTATCCGGGAACTATTTGATAAATTTATGGAGAAGTGTGAAAGGCACTATACACCCAGTGAGAATCTGTGTGTTGATGAACAGTTGGTAGGATTTCGTGGAAATTGTTCATTCAGGATGTACATCCCAAGTAAGCCCGCTGGTATGGCATAA